TGGCGGCCGACAGGATCTCGCAGCGGATGCCGCCGGTGCAGTAGGTGACGACCGGGCGGTCCTTGATGTCGTCGAACGCCCCGCTCTCGATCTGCTCGATGAACCCGTGCGTCGTCTGCACGTCCGGCACCACGGCGCCCGCGAAGCGTCCGATCTCGGCCTCCCAGGCGTTCCGCCCATCGAAGAAGACGACGTCGTCGCCCCGCTCCGCGACGAGCTCGTTGACCGCCTCCGGCGACAAGTGCTCACCGCCCCCGACCACCCCGTTGGCGTCGACGACCGTCTCGTCGGGGATCCCGAATGCCACGAGCTCGTCGCGCACCTTCACGCTGAGCCTCGGGAAGTCGGTGATCCGCCGCCAGGGAGCCCGGCGGTCGATGCCGTGCAGGGGCTCGGCCGCGTCGGGTTCGAACCCGGTGCCCGCGCTCCACTTCACGTCGAGGTCCGCGAATGCCGGGTGGGCCCGGGTGCGGCGCAGGTACTGCTTGCACGCGTCGAGCTCCCCGCCGACGGTGCCGTTGATGCCGTGCCTCGAGATGATGATCCGCCCGCGCAGGCCGAGCGACCGGCAGAGCTCGGTCTGCCAGAGACGCACCGCCTCGGGGTCGGGGATCGGGGCGAAGGCGTAGTACAGCAGGATCTTGGGCTCGGACACCTGACCATCGTACGCGCCGTGCTGCGAGGTGCTTGACCTTGACCTAACGTCAATGTTTATCGTGGATCATGCGGTCGGGATCGTCCCGGCCGGTGGAGAAGGGGGCGCGCATGGAACGCTCGATCCAGGAGGTCGCGAAGGCCGCCGGAACGACGTCTCGCACGCTGCGCCATTACGACAGGCTGGGGCTCGTCGCTCCCAGCCGGATCGGGAGCAACGGGTATCGGTACTACGACGATCGGGCGCTCGTTCGGTTGCAGCGGGTGCTGCTGCTCCGTGAGCTCGGGCTCGGGCTCGACGCGATCGGGCAGGTGCTCGCGGCGCAGGATCGGCAGGCCGGATCGGATCGCGCGGCCTCGAACGGGCCGGAACTCGCGGAGGTCGCGATCCTCGCGCACCACCTCGAGCTGCTGCATCGCGAGCGGGATCGCATCGCGCTGCAGATCGGCGCCGTCGAGCGCACGATCGGCGCCCTCCGCCGCTCGGCGGGGGCCGATCCCGAACCCGCACACATCACTGAAGGAGAAGACCTCATGGCACAGGACATGTTCGCCGGATTCGACCACACCGAGCATCGCGAGGAGGTGGAGGCGCGCTGGGGTGCGGACGCCTACGCGCAGGGGGACCGCTGGTGGCGATCCCTCGACGACGCGGAGCGCTCCGACTGGCAGGCGCGGCTCGCGGCCCTCAACCGCGACTGGATCGAGGCCGCTGAGCACGGCGAGGATCCCGGATCCCCGGCCGCGCAGGAGCTCGCCGCCCGCCACGTCGCGTGGCTCACCGCCACCCCCGGCACGCCGACCGCTGACCTCGCGGGATACCTGCGCGGCCTCGGCGAGATGTACGTCGCCGACGAGCGGTTCGCCGCGAACTACGGCGGGATCGCCGGGGCGACGCTCGTGCGCGACGCGCTCGAGGTGTACGTCGAGCGGGAGCTGCGCGGATAGGCCGCGGGATCCCGAGCCCGATGCCCCCCCCGGGGTGGAGCCTACTTGCGGGTGAGCGTGGGCTCGTCGGCCTCGCGGGCGAGATCGATGCGCTGGTCGTCGGCCTCGCGCGCGACGTCGATGCGGTGCTGCTGCTCGGGGGTGCGGGTGAGCGGCGGCACCACTTCGTACTGATCGTTGACGATGACCACGTCGTGATCCACGTGGTTGACCATCGCGTGCACGGCGTCGATGAAGTCCTGGCGGCGGATCGCGTCGAGCACGCGGGCGTGATCCCGCTCCATCTCGGCGCCGGTCGCGACGTTCGCGAGGCGACCGCGATGCTCGGGGGTGCGCAGCCGGTCGTTCGTGCCCGCGTACAGCGCGGCGAGGAGGCGGTTCTTCGCGGCGTCGAACACGAGGCGGTGGAACTTGCTGTCGAACGCCGAGGAGTCGGCGTCGCCCGCGAAGCCCAGCACCGGGCAGCGCGTGCAGCCGACCTCTTCGATGGCGGCCTGCTCGAGCGCCACGAGATCTTCCTCGGTGCGGTGCATCGCGGCCTGCTGCGCGGCCTCGATCTCGAGCGCGCGGCGATAGCTCAGGATCTCCTCGAGCGTGAAGTCGCTCAGGAACTCGTTCAGCAGGGTGCTCGTGGGGGCGGCGGAGCGCACGAAGGTGCCGCGGCCCGGCAGTGTCTCGAGCATGCCGATGCTCGCGAGCGACCGCACCGCCTCGCGCACCGTGGAGCGGCCGACGCCGGTCTGCTCCGCGAGTTCGGGTTCGATCGGGATCCGGCTGCCGACCGGCCACTCGCCGGTGGTGATCTTGCGGCGCAGGTACGCCAGGGTCGCGCGGGCCCGATCCGAGCCGGTCGTCGATGCCATGCTGACTCCGCTCCCAATGCGGCGTGGAGGTACGCCGTCGTCATCTCCGAGTATATCCGGCGAGACCTTGCGGAGTCCTGGCATCGTGGTGCCACGCGCCCTAAGCTGAGGGCCAGACGGACCCCGCGGATCACCGCGAGCGCGCGTCGGCGTGCGTGGGCCGAGACGCAGGGAGAGCAATGACGCAGCACCAGATCAGCCACGGCGCCATCAACCCCTACGCGGGGATGCGGGAGGTGCCGGGGTTCACCCTCACGAGCACGGATATTCAGGACGGCGAGCCGCTCCCGGCGGAGCTCTACGCCGAGGC
Above is a genomic segment from Leucobacter rhizosphaerae containing:
- a CDS encoding FadR/GntR family transcriptional regulator, translated to MASTTGSDRARATLAYLRRKITTGEWPVGSRIPIEPELAEQTGVGRSTVREAVRSLASIGMLETLPGRGTFVRSAAPTSTLLNEFLSDFTLEEILSYRRALEIEAAQQAAMHRTEEDLVALEQAAIEEVGCTRCPVLGFAGDADSSAFDSKFHRLVFDAAKNRLLAALYAGTNDRLRTPEHRGRLANVATGAEMERDHARVLDAIRRQDFIDAVHAMVNHVDHDVVIVNDQYEVVPPLTRTPEQQHRIDVAREADDQRIDLAREADEPTLTRK
- a CDS encoding rhodanese-related sulfurtransferase, yielding MSEPKILLYYAFAPIPDPEAVRLWQTELCRSLGLRGRIIISRHGINGTVGGELDACKQYLRRTRAHPAFADLDVKWSAGTGFEPDAAEPLHGIDRRAPWRRITDFPRLSVKVRDELVAFGIPDETVVDANGVVGGGEHLSPEAVNELVAERGDDVVFFDGRNAWEAEIGRFAGAVVPDVQTTHGFIEQIESGAFDDIKDRPVVTYCTGGIRCEILSAAMRKRGFSEVYQLDGGVVRYGEAFGNDGLWEGSLAVFDGRESLEFAPGAAVIGTCAACQAPSSLLADCTVDDCAARFVVCTAHRGTPCAEHAGASAR
- a CDS encoding MerR family transcriptional regulator, giving the protein MERSIQEVAKAAGTTSRTLRHYDRLGLVAPSRIGSNGYRYYDDRALVRLQRVLLLRELGLGLDAIGQVLAAQDRQAGSDRAASNGPELAEVAILAHHLELLHRERDRIALQIGAVERTIGALRRSAGADPEPAHITEGEDLMAQDMFAGFDHTEHREEVEARWGADAYAQGDRWWRSLDDAERSDWQARLAALNRDWIEAAEHGEDPGSPAAQELAARHVAWLTATPGTPTADLAGYLRGLGEMYVADERFAANYGGIAGATLVRDALEVYVERELRG